From the genome of Oncorhynchus keta strain PuntledgeMale-10-30-2019 unplaced genomic scaffold, Oket_V2 Un_contig_5256_pilon_pilon, whole genome shotgun sequence, one region includes:
- the LOC127925198 gene encoding uncharacterized protein LOC127925198 isoform X39 encodes MIFFFVPYMLFLSLFSLKAFLKQHFQLIFAALTLLIGTFYLVSGLRSRSVPGSLSTSSSLCLSSRFLIYFLPPLSQNLSQFQVPYLLPPSSVSESVSVPGSLSTSSLLCLRICLSSRFLIYFLPPLSQNLSQFQVPCLLPSSSVSESVSVPGSLSTSSSLCLRICLSSRFLIYFLPPLSQNLSQFQVPYLLPPSSVSESVSVPGSLSTSFLLCLRICLSSRFLIYFLPPLSQNLSQFQVPYLLPPSSVSESVSVPGSLSTSFLLCLRICLSSRFLIYFLPPLSQNLSQFQVPYLLPPSSVSESVSVPGSLSTSSLLCLRICLSSRLLIYFLPPLSQNLSQFQVPYLLPPSSVSESVSVPGSSSTSLLIFLFHMV; translated from the exons ATGATATTTTTCTTTGTTCCCTACATGCTATTCTTGTCACTCTTCTCCCTTAAGGCTTTTCTTAAACAACACTTCCAACTCATCTTTGCTGCTTTGACTCTTCTCATTGGAACCTTTTACCTGGTCTCCGGTCTCCGGTCTCGGTCAGTTCCAGGTTCCTTAtctacttcctcctccctctgtctcagtTCCAGGTTCCTTAtctacttcctccctcctctgtctcagaaTCTGTCTCAGTTCCAGGTTCCTTAtctacttcctccctcctctgtctcagaaTCTGTCTCAGTTCCAGGTTCCTTAtctacttcctccctcctctgtctcagaaTCTGTCTCAGTTCCAGGTTCCTTATCTacttccttcctcctctgtctcagaaTCTGTCTCAGTTCCAGGTTCCTTGTCTacttccttcctcctctgtctcagaaTCTGTCTCAGTTCCAGGTTCCTTAtctacttcctcctccctctgtctcagaATCTGTCTCAGTTCCAGGTTCCTTATCTacttccttcctcctctgtctcagaaTCTGTCTCAGTTCCAGGTTCCTTAtctacttcctccctcctctgtctcagaaTCTGTCTCAGTTCCAGGTTCCTTATCTacttccttcctcctctgtctcagaaTCTGTCTCAGTTCCAGGTTCCTTAtctacttcctccctcctctgtctcagaaTCTGTCTCAGTTCCAG GTTCCTTAtctacttcctccctcctctgtctcagaaTCTGTCTCAGTTCCAG GTTCCTTATCTacttccttcctcctctgtctcagaaTCTGTCTCAGTTCCAG GTTCCTTAtctacttcctccctcctctgtctcagaaTCTGTCTCAGTTCCAGGTTCCTTAtctacttcctccctcctctgtctcagaaTCTGTCTCAGTTCCAGGTTCCTTAtctacttcctccctcctctgtctcagaaTCTGTCTCAGTTCCAGGCTCCTTAtctacttcctccctcctctgtctcagaaTCTGTCTCAGTTCCAGGTTCCTTAtctacttcctccctcctctgtctcagaaTCTGTCTCAGTTCCAGGTTCCTCGTCTACTTCCCTCCTCATCTTTCTTTTCCACATGGTATGA
- the LOC127925198 gene encoding uncharacterized protein LOC127925198 isoform X25 has product MIFFFVPYMLFLSLFSLKAFLKQHFQLIFAALTLLIGTFYLVSGLRSRSVPGSLSTSSSLCLSSRFLIYFLPPLSQNLSQFQVPYLLPPSSVSESVSVPGSLSTSSLLCLRICLSSRFLIYFLPPLSQNLSQFQVPCLLPSSSVSESVSVPGSLSTSSSLCLRICLSSRFLIYFLPPLSQNLSQFQVPYLLPPSSVSESVSVPGSLSTSFLLCLRICLSSRFLIYFLPPLSQNLSQFQVPCLLPPSSVSVPGSLSTSSLLCLRICLSSRFLVYFLPPLSQFQVPYLLPPSSVSESVSVPGSLSTSFLLCLRICLSSRFLIYFLPPLSQNLSQFQVPYLLPSSSVSESVSVPGSLSTSSLLCLRICLSSRFLIYFLPPLSQNLSQFQVPYLLPPSSVSESVSVPGSLSTSSLLCLRICLSSRFLIYFLPPLSQNLSQFQVPRLLPSSSFFSTWYESSRLPPSTFSF; this is encoded by the exons ATGATATTTTTCTTTGTTCCCTACATGCTATTCTTGTCACTCTTCTCCCTTAAGGCTTTTCTTAAACAACACTTCCAACTCATCTTTGCTGCTTTGACTCTTCTCATTGGAACCTTTTACCTGGTCTCCGGTCTCCGGTCTCGGTCAGTTCCAGGTTCCTTAtctacttcctcctccctctgtctcagtTCCAGGTTCCTTAtctacttcctccctcctctgtctcagaaTCTGTCTCAGTTCCAGGTTCCTTAtctacttcctccctcctctgtctcagaaTCTGTCTCAGTTCCAGGTTCCTTAtctacttcctccctcctctgtctcagaaTCTGTCTCAGTTCCAGGTTCCTTATCTacttccttcctcctctgtctcagaaTCTGTCTCAGTTCCAGGTTCCTTGTCTacttccttcctcctctgtctcagaaTCTGTCTCAGTTCCAGGTTCCTTAtctacttcctcctccctctgtctcagaATCTGTCTCAGTTCCAGGTTCCTTATCTacttccttcctcctctgtctcagaaTCTGTCTCAGTTCCAGGTTCCTTAtctacttcctccctcctctgtctcagaaTCTGTCTCAGTTCCAGGTTCCTTATCTacttccttcctcctctgtctcagaaTCTGTCTCAGTTCCAGGTTCCTTAtctacttcctccctcctctgtctcagaaTCTGTCTCAGTTCCAGGTTCCTTGtctacttcctccctcctctgtctcagttCCAGGTTCCTTAtctacttcctccctcctctgtctcagaaTCTGTCTCAGTTCCAGGTTCCTTGtctacttcctccctcctctgtctcagttCCAGGTTCCTTAtctacttcctccctcctctgtctcagaaTCTGTCTCAGTTCCAGGTTCCTTATCTacttccttcctcctctgtctcagaaTCTGTCTCAGTTCCAGGTTCCTTAtctacttcctccctcctctgtctcagaaTCTGTCTCAGTTCCAG GTTCCTTATCTacttccttcctcctctgtctcagaaTCTGTCTCAGTTCCAG GTTCCTTAtctacttcctccctcctctgtctcagaaTCTGTCTCAGTTCCAGGTTCCTTAtctacttcctccctcctctgtctcagaaTCTGTCTCAGTTCCAGGTTCCTTAtctacttcctccctcctctgtctcagaaTCTGTCTCAGTTCCAGGCTCCTTAtctacttcctccctcctctgtctcagaaTCTGTCTCAGTTCCAGGTTCCTTAtctacttcctccctcctctgtctcagaaTCTGTCTCAGTTCCAGGTTCCTCGTCTACTTCCCTCCTCATCTTTCTTTTCCACATGGTATGAATCATCTCGTCTTCCTCCATccactttctctttctag
- the LOC127925198 gene encoding uncharacterized protein LOC127925198 isoform X42 gives MIFFFVPYMLFLSLFSLKAFLKQHFQLIFAALTLLIGTFYLVSGLRSRSVPGSLSTSSSLCLSSRFLIYFLPPLSQNLSQFQVPYLLPPSSVSESVSVPGSLSTSSLLCLRICLSSRFLIYFLPPLSQNLSQFQVPCLLPSSSVSESVSVPGSLSTSSSLCLRICLSSRFLIYFLPPLSQNLSQFQVPYLLPPSSVSESVSVPGSLSTSFLLCLRICLSSRFLIYFLPPLSQNLSQFQVPYLLPSSSVSESVSVPGSLSTSSLLCLSSRFLIYFLPPLSQNLSQFQVPYLLPPSSVSESVSVPGSLSTSSLLCLRICLSSRLLIYFLPPLSQNLSQFQVPYLLPPSSVSESVSVPGSSSTSLLIFLFHMV, from the exons ATGATATTTTTCTTTGTTCCCTACATGCTATTCTTGTCACTCTTCTCCCTTAAGGCTTTTCTTAAACAACACTTCCAACTCATCTTTGCTGCTTTGACTCTTCTCATTGGAACCTTTTACCTGGTCTCCGGTCTCCGGTCTCGGTCAGTTCCAGGTTCCTTAtctacttcctcctccctctgtctcagtTCCAGGTTCCTTAtctacttcctccctcctctgtctcagaaTCTGTCTCAGTTCCAGGTTCCTTAtctacttcctccctcctctgtctcagaaTCTGTCTCAGTTCCAGGTTCCTTAtctacttcctccctcctctgtctcagaaTCTGTCTCAGTTCCAGGTTCCTTATCTacttccttcctcctctgtctcagaaTCTGTCTCAGTTCCAGGTTCCTTGTCTacttccttcctcctctgtctcagaaTCTGTCTCAGTTCCAGGTTCCTTAtctacttcctcctccctctgtctcagaATCTGTCTCAGTTCCAGGTTCCTTATCTacttccttcctcctctgtctcagaaTCTGTCTCAGTTCCAGGTTCCTTAtctacttcctccctcctctgtctcagaaTCTGTCTCAGTTCCAGGTTCCTTATCTacttccttcctcctctgtctcagaaTCTGTCTCAGTTCCAGGTTCCTTAtctacttcctccctcctctgtctcagaaTCTGTCTCAGTTCCAG GTTCCTTATCTacttccttcctcctctgtctcagaaTCTGTCTCAGTTCCAGGTTCCTTGtctacttcctccctcctctgtctcagttCCAGGTTCCTTAtctacttcctccctcctctgtctcagaaTCTGTCTCAGTTCCAGGTTCCTTAtctacttcctccctcctctgtctcagaaTCTGTCTCAGTTCCAGGTTCCTTAtctacttcctccctcctctgtctcagaaTCTGTCTCAGTTCCAGGCTCCTTAtctacttcctccctcctctgtctcagaaTCTGTCTCAGTTCCAGGTTCCTTAtctacttcctccctcctctgtctcagaaTCTGTCTCAGTTCCAGGTTCCTCGTCTACTTCCCTCCTCATCTTTCTTTTCCACATGGTATGA
- the LOC127925198 gene encoding uncharacterized protein LOC127925198 isoform X21, translating to MIFFFVPYMLFLSLFSLKAFLKQHFQLIFAALTLLIGTFYLVSGLRSRSVPGSLSTSSSLCLSSRFLIYFLPPLSQNLSQFQVPYLLPPSSVSESVSVPGSLSTSSLLCLRICLSSRFLIYFLPPLSQNLSQFQVPCLLPSSSVSESVSVPGSLSTSSSLCLRICLSSRFLIYFLPPLSQNLSQFQVPYLLPPSSVSESVSVPGSLSTSFLLCLRICLSSRFLIYFLPPLSQNLSQFQVPYLLPPSSVSESVSVPGSLSTSSLLCLRICLSSRFLIYFLPPLSQNLSQFQVPYLLPPSSVSESVSVPGSLSTSSLLCLRICLSSRFLIYFLPPLSQNLSQFQVPYLLPPSSVSESVSVPGSLSTSSLLCLRICLSSRFLIYFLPPLSQNLSQFQVPYLLPPSSVSESVSVPGSLSTSSLLCLRICLSSRFLIYFLPPLSQNLSQFQVPRLLPSSSFFSTWYESSRLPPSTFSF from the exons ATGATATTTTTCTTTGTTCCCTACATGCTATTCTTGTCACTCTTCTCCCTTAAGGCTTTTCTTAAACAACACTTCCAACTCATCTTTGCTGCTTTGACTCTTCTCATTGGAACCTTTTACCTGGTCTCCGGTCTCCGGTCTCGGTCAGTTCCAGGTTCCTTAtctacttcctcctccctctgtctcagtTCCAGGTTCCTTAtctacttcctccctcctctgtctcagaaTCTGTCTCAGTTCCAGGTTCCTTAtctacttcctccctcctctgtctcagaaTCTGTCTCAGTTCCAGGTTCCTTAtctacttcctccctcctctgtctcagaaTCTGTCTCAGTTCCAGGTTCCTTATCTacttccttcctcctctgtctcagaaTCTGTCTCAGTTCCAGGTTCCTTGTCTacttccttcctcctctgtctcagaaTCTGTCTCAGTTCCAGGTTCCTTAtctacttcctcctccctctgtctcagaATCTGTCTCAGTTCCAGGTTCCTTATCTacttccttcctcctctgtctcagaaTCTGTCTCAGTTCCAGGTTCCTTAtctacttcctccctcctctgtctcagaaTCTGTCTCAGTTCCAGGTTCCTTATCTacttccttcctcctctgtctcagaaTCTGTCTCAGTTCCAGGTTCCTTAtctacttcctccctcctctgtctcagaaTCTGTCTCAGTTCCAG GTTCCTTAtctacttcctccctcctctgtctcagaaTCTGTCTCAGTTCCAG GTTCCTTAtctacttcctccctcctctgtctcagaaTCTGTCTCAGTTCCAGGTTCCTTATCTacttccttcctcctctgtctcagaaTCTGTCTCAGTTCCAGGTTCCTTAtctacttcctccctcctctgtctcagaaTCTGTCTCAGTTCCAGGTTCCTTAtctacttcctccctcctctgtctcagaaTCTGTCTCAGTTCCAGGTTCCTTATCTacttccttcctcctctgtctcagaaTCTGTCTCAGTTCCAGGTTCCTTAtctacttcctccctcctctgtctcagaaTCTGTCTCAGTTCCAG GTTCCTTAtctacttcctccctcctctgtctcagaaTCTGTCTCAGTTCCAGGTTCCTTAtctacttcctccctcctctgtctcagaaTCTGTCTCAGTTCCAGGTTCCTTAtctacttcctccctcctctgtctcagaaTCTGTCTCAGTTCCAGGCTCCTTAtctacttcctccctcctctgtctcagaaTCTGTCTCAGTTCCAGGTTCCTTAtctacttcctccctcctctgtctcagaaTCTGTCTCAGTTCCAGGTTCCTCGTCTACTTCCCTCCTCATCTTTCTTTTCCACATGGTATGAATCATCTCGTCTTCCTCCATccactttctctttctag
- the LOC127925198 gene encoding uncharacterized protein LOC127925198 isoform X46, whose amino-acid sequence MIFFFVPYMLFLSLFSLKAFLKQHFQLIFAALTLLIGTFYLVSGLRSRSVPGSLSTSSSLCLSSRFLIYFLPPLSQNLSQFQVPYLLPPSSVSESVSVPGSLSTSSLLCLRICLSSRFLIYFLPPLSQNLSQFQVPCLLPSSSVSESVSVPGSLSTSSSLCLRICLSSRFLIYFLPPLSQNLSQFQVPYLLPPSSVSESVSVPGSLSTSFLLCLRICLSSRFLIYFLPPLSQNLSQFQVPYLLPSSSVSESVSVPGSLSTSSLLCLRICLSSRFLIYFLPPLSQNLSQFQVPYLLPPSSVSESVSVPGSLSTSSLLCLRICLSSRFLIYFLPPLSQNLSQFQVPRLLPSSSFFSTWYESSRLPPSTFSF is encoded by the exons ATGATATTTTTCTTTGTTCCCTACATGCTATTCTTGTCACTCTTCTCCCTTAAGGCTTTTCTTAAACAACACTTCCAACTCATCTTTGCTGCTTTGACTCTTCTCATTGGAACCTTTTACCTGGTCTCCGGTCTCCGGTCTCGGTCAGTTCCAGGTTCCTTAtctacttcctcctccctctgtctcagtTCCAGGTTCCTTAtctacttcctccctcctctgtctcagaaTCTGTCTCAGTTCCAGGTTCCTTAtctacttcctccctcctctgtctcagaaTCTGTCTCAGTTCCAGGTTCCTTAtctacttcctccctcctctgtctcagaaTCTGTCTCAGTTCCAGGTTCCTTATCTacttccttcctcctctgtctcagaaTCTGTCTCAGTTCCAGGTTCCTTGTCTacttccttcctcctctgtctcagaaTCTGTCTCAGTTCCAGGTTCCTTAtctacttcctcctccctctgtctcagaATCTGTCTCAGTTCCAGGTTCCTTATCTacttccttcctcctctgtctcagaaTCTGTCTCAGTTCCAGGTTCCTTAtctacttcctccctcctctgtctcagaaTCTGTCTCAGTTCCAGGTTCCTTATCTacttccttcctcctctgtctcagaaTCTGTCTCAGTTCCAGGTTCCTTAtctacttcctccctcctctgtctcagaaTCTGTCTCAGTTCCAG GTTCCTTATCTacttccttcctcctctgtctcagaaTCTGTCTCAGTTCCAG GTTCCTTAtctacttcctccctcctctgtctcagaaTCTGTCTCAGTTCCAGGTTCCTTAtctacttcctccctcctctgtctcagaaTCTGTCTCAGTTCCAGGTTCCTTAtctacttcctccctcctctgtctcagaaTCTGTCTCAGTTCCAGGCTCCTTAtctacttcctccctcctctgtctcagaaTCTGTCTCAGTTCCAGGTTCCTTAtctacttcctccctcctctgtctcagaaTCTGTCTCAGTTCCAGGTTCCTCGTCTACTTCCCTCCTCATCTTTCTTTTCCACATGGTATGAATCATCTCGTCTTCCTCCATccactttctctttctag